In the genome of Sardina pilchardus chromosome 14, fSarPil1.1, whole genome shotgun sequence, one region contains:
- the pole3 gene encoding DNA polymerase epsilon subunit 3 produces the protein MAERPEDLNLPNAVITRIIKEALPDGVNVSKEARRAISQAASVFVLYATSCANNFAMKAKRKTLNAGDVMSAMEEMEFERFMQPLREALEAYKKGQKGKKEASEQKKKDKEKKSDVEESDKNKDEEEEEEEHMDEEPEAENEVEDEEVEN, from the exons ATGGCAGAACGACCCGAAGATCTTAACCTGCCCAACGCTGTCATCACACGTATCATCAAAGAAGCA CTACCAGATGGCGTAAACGTATCAAAGGAAGCAAGGAGAGCCATCTCCCAGGCCGCCAGTGTTTTTGTGCTGTACGCTACATCATG TGCTAACAACTTTGCCATGAAGGCTAAACGGAAGACCTTGAATGCTGGGGATGTGATGTCCGCTATGGAGGAGATGGAATTCGAGCGGTTCATGCAACCCCTCCGCGAGGCGTTGGAAG CTTACAAAAAGGGGCAGAAAGGTAAAAAGGAGGCCTCTGAACAgaagaagaaagacaaagagaaaaagagtgacgTCGAAGAGAGCGACAAGAAtaaagatgaagaggaggaagaggaagaacatATGGATGAGGAGCCAGAGGCAGAGAATGAGGTTGAAGATGAAGAGGTTGAAAACTGA
- the rpl12 gene encoding 60S ribosomal protein L12 has product MPPKFDPNEVKVVFMRCTGGEVGATSSLAPKIGPLGLSPKKVGDDIAKATGDWKGLRITVKLTIQNRQAAIEVVPSASALIIKALKEPPRDRKKVKNVKHSGSVALEEIVSIARVMRHRSIARELSGTVKEILGTAQSVGCTIDGRHPHDVIDDINAGKLEIASE; this is encoded by the exons ATGCCTCCCAAGTTCGATCCCAATGAGGTTAAAGTTG TGTTCATGAGGTGCACAGGAGGAGAAGTTGGTGCAACCTCCTCTCTGGCTCCCAAGATTGGACCTCTGGGTCTG TCTCCCAAGAAAGTTGGTGACGACATTGCCAAGGCCACTGGTGACTGGAAGGGTCTGAGAATCACTGTGAAGCTGACCATCCAGAACAGACAGGCAGCT ATTGAAGTCGtgccctctgcctctgccttgaTCATCAAGGCCCTGAAAGAGCCTCCTCGTGACAGGAAGAAGGTGAAGAATG TCAAGCACAGTGGCAGCGTGGCTCTCGAAGAGATTGTCAGCATTGCCCGTGTCATGAGGCACCGCTCCATTGCCAGAGAGCTGTCTG GAACCGTGAAAGAGATCCTGGGAACAGCTCAGTCTGTTGGCTGCACCATCGATGGCCGCCATCCCCATGATGTCATTGATGACATTAATGCCGGAAAACTTGAAATCGCCTCT GAGTAA